From the Spiroplasma alleghenense genome, one window contains:
- a CDS encoding ATP-dependent Clp protease ATP-binding subunit, giving the protein MEFNQKIDPANDPDILAKYTRDLTQNAKDGKIDPIIGRDDEIMRVIRILSRKTKNNPALIGEPGTGKTAVIEGLAQRIVKNDVPAVLKNKRILELDMGSLMAGAMYMGDYESRVKGIINAIKKAEGEIILFIDEMHLIVGAGKTSQSSGMDVSNLLKPSLARGELKAIGATTLKEYREYIEKDPALERRFQTVLVNEPTIDETISILRGLKERFETFHGVRIHDNALVAAANLSTRYIADRFLPDKAIDLIDEACATTKTELTSVPSELDIINRKVMQLEIERAALSKEKDEKSKERLKEAEKELQKLKVTQTDLNTRWEKERKAIDKITEMRSKLEQLKSELDLVQSQGNWSRAGEIQYSLMPALEKKLQDSDGDLRDHLINEDVTEIEVADIVARWTGIPVEKLVENEKFKLMSLETMLKRRVKGQNQAIQNVTDAILRSRAGIKDPNRPIGSFLFLGPTGVGKTEVARSLSEVLFNSDKKMIRLDMSEFMEKQSVSKLIGAPPGYVGYQEGGRLTEAVRRSPYSIVLFDEIEKAHPDVFNILLQILDDGHLTDSLGKLINFKNTIIIMTSNIGSETLLNNESEFIDEKSVEKELFNHFRPEFLNRIDNIVIFKPLTKMVVSEIIENLLDELKERLLNEKDIYLNFSDQSKSKILEEGYDKQFGARPIKRYISKNIETILAKAIVSGEIEEKRNYVIDVQKGEFVIDSSKKLN; this is encoded by the coding sequence ATGGAATTTAATCAAAAAATAGATCCAGCTAATGATCCAGACATATTAGCGAAATATACAAGAGATTTAACTCAGAATGCAAAAGACGGAAAAATAGATCCAATTATTGGCCGTGATGATGAAATTATGAGAGTGATAAGAATTTTATCACGAAAAACTAAAAATAACCCAGCTTTGATTGGTGAACCAGGAACTGGTAAAACTGCTGTAATTGAAGGTTTGGCGCAAAGAATCGTTAAAAATGACGTGCCAGCCGTTTTAAAAAATAAACGGATTTTAGAATTAGACATGGGAAGCTTGATGGCAGGGGCTATGTATATGGGTGATTATGAGTCTAGAGTTAAGGGTATCATTAATGCGATTAAAAAGGCTGAAGGGGAGATAATCTTATTTATTGACGAAATGCATTTAATTGTTGGAGCTGGTAAAACAAGTCAATCCTCTGGAATGGATGTTTCAAACCTACTAAAACCATCGCTTGCAAGGGGAGAACTTAAAGCAATTGGAGCAACAACACTAAAAGAATATCGTGAATATATTGAAAAAGATCCAGCTTTAGAAAGAAGGTTTCAAACTGTTTTGGTAAATGAACCGACAATTGATGAAACAATTTCTATTCTAAGAGGTTTGAAAGAGCGCTTTGAAACTTTTCACGGAGTAAGGATTCATGACAATGCTTTAGTTGCGGCTGCTAATTTATCAACTAGATATATTGCTGATAGATTTTTACCAGATAAAGCAATCGATTTAATTGATGAAGCTTGTGCCACTACGAAAACTGAATTAACCTCAGTTCCTTCGGAGTTAGATATTATTAACCGAAAGGTTATGCAACTTGAAATAGAAAGAGCTGCACTATCAAAAGAAAAAGATGAAAAATCTAAGGAAAGATTAAAAGAAGCTGAAAAAGAATTACAGAAATTAAAAGTAACTCAAACAGATTTAAATACACGCTGAGAAAAAGAGCGTAAAGCAATTGATAAAATTACGGAAATGAGATCTAAATTAGAACAGCTAAAGTCAGAACTTGACTTAGTTCAATCTCAGGGAAATTGAAGCAGAGCCGGAGAAATTCAATATTCCTTAATGCCTGCTTTAGAAAAAAAACTACAAGATAGCGATGGAGATTTAAGAGACCATCTAATAAATGAAGACGTAACAGAAATTGAAGTAGCTGATATTGTTGCTCGCTGAACAGGCATCCCAGTTGAAAAATTGGTTGAAAATGAAAAGTTCAAGCTTATGAGTTTGGAGACAATGTTAAAGCGTCGAGTTAAAGGACAAAACCAAGCAATTCAAAATGTAACTGATGCCATCTTGCGTAGTCGCGCTGGAATAAAAGACCCCAATCGACCAATAGGAAGTTTTTTATTTCTTGGTCCAACCGGTGTCGGTAAAACCGAAGTTGCTAGAAGTCTTTCGGAAGTTTTATTTAATTCTGACAAAAAAATGATTCGTTTGGATATGTCTGAATTTATGGAGAAACAGTCTGTATCAAAATTAATTGGAGCTCCTCCTGGATATGTTGGCTATCAAGAGGGTGGTAGACTTACAGAGGCTGTCAGAAGAAGTCCCTACAGCATTGTGCTTTTTGATGAAATAGAAAAAGCACATCCAGATGTGTTTAACATACTTTTACAAATATTAGATGATGGTCACTTGACAGATTCATTGGGAAAATTAATTAATTTCAAAAACACGATTATTATAATGACCTCAAATATAGGTTCAGAAACATTGCTGAATAATGAGTCTGAATTTATTGATGAAAAATCAGTCGAGAAGGAATTATTTAATCACTTTAGACCGGAATTTTTAAATAGAATTGACAATATAGTAATTTTTAAACCGCTTACTAAAATGGTTGTCAGTGAAATTATTGAAAACCTGCTTGATGAATTAAAAGAGCGCCTTTTAAATGAAAAAGATATTTATTTAAATTTTTCAGATCAATCTAAATCTAAAATTTTAGAAGAGGGTTATGATAAACAGTTCGGTGCTCGTCCAATTAAAAGATATATTAGTAAAAATATTGAAACAATTCTTGCGAAAGCGATTGTTTCGGGAGAAATTGAAGAAAAAAGAAATTATGTTATCGATGTTCAGAAAGGTGAATTTGTAATTGATTCATCAAAAAAATTGAATTAG
- the hrcA gene encoding heat-inducible transcriptional repressor HrcA, translated as MLTKRQEKILKIIIEEYIRSAQPVGSKKIHELIDIEVSSATIRNEGAVLEEKGFLEKEHTSSGRVPSTIGYRYFVDNLMSKENIDDIKERLNKIFEKRNASIVEVLDESSKILSEMTNLATVITSTPNNGEAVLRKAELIPISTESAVVIFALSNGIVENKVFDLKNVSLDDLQTAINLFNDRILETKIKDLDVKIEAIKPILQQQVKKYEFVLQTFLNVILHNTNTVTKTQGMQYMLENPEFSDPNKIKSVLKLIESISPFEWYKSQSTENNSAQAKIGFEIGDENNDLAVIGKNFETGDGQTSALTLVGPKRIQYDKAKELLDWIGIKIKEQFFKK; from the coding sequence ATGTTAACTAAGAGACAAGAAAAAATTTTAAAAATCATTATTGAAGAATATATTCGTTCAGCCCAGCCAGTGGGATCTAAAAAAATTCACGAATTAATCGATATAGAGGTTTCTTCAGCTACCATTAGAAACGAAGGTGCTGTTCTAGAAGAGAAGGGTTTTTTAGAGAAAGAGCACACTTCTTCTGGAAGAGTTCCTTCTACAATTGGATATCGCTATTTTGTTGATAATTTAATGTCAAAAGAAAATATCGATGATATTAAGGAAAGACTAAATAAGATTTTTGAAAAAAGGAATGCCAGTATTGTTGAAGTTTTGGATGAAAGCTCAAAAATTTTAAGTGAAATGACTAACCTAGCAACAGTAATAACATCCACCCCAAATAATGGGGAGGCTGTATTAAGAAAAGCTGAATTAATTCCAATTTCAACTGAAAGTGCAGTAGTTATATTTGCTCTTTCAAATGGTATTGTTGAGAATAAGGTTTTTGATTTAAAAAACGTTTCACTTGATGACTTGCAAACTGCAATAAATTTATTCAATGATAGAATTCTAGAAACTAAAATTAAAGATTTAGATGTTAAAATAGAAGCCATTAAACCTATTTTGCAACAGCAAGTGAAAAAATACGAATTTGTATTGCAGACGTTTCTAAATGTCATTCTTCATAATACAAATACAGTTACCAAAACTCAAGGAATGCAATATATGCTCGAAAATCCAGAGTTTTCCGATCCGAATAAAATTAAAAGCGTTTTAAAATTGATTGAAAGTATTTCTCCTTTTGAGTGGTACAAAAGTCAATCAACAGAAAATAATAGCGCTCAAGCAAAAATTGGATTTGAAATAGGAGACGAGAATAATGATTTAGCAGTAATTGGTAAAAATTTTGAAACTGGTGATGGTCAAACTAGCGCACTAACCTTGGTTGGTCCAAAAAGAATTCAATATGACAAGGCGAAGGAACTACTAGACTGAATCGGTATTAAAATTAAAGAACAATTCTTTAAAAAATAA
- a CDS encoding nucleotide exchange factor GrpE produces MSDTNIKDIKKLIEDLKSKLPNEDIEILGEEASNKKEAKLNKKNKADFEKTNDSISQLESCLEQLLFENNRLKEEKLLAIADNQNTVKRYQQETMNVKKYGGQRLAEEIIPAIDLFRGVLKQPNDNPDVKNYLIGFEFIIKQIDEALSNAGIQMIETKVGDKFDHNIHEANEQVETEAVASGLIAQVIQNGYKLYDRVIKYAVVKVAK; encoded by the coding sequence GTGTCAGATACAAACATAAAAGATATCAAAAAGTTAATTGAAGACTTGAAATCAAAGTTGCCCAATGAAGATATTGAAATCTTAGGTGAAGAAGCTTCAAACAAGAAAGAAGCGAAGTTAAACAAAAAAAATAAGGCAGATTTTGAAAAAACTAATGATTCAATCAGTCAATTAGAAAGCTGTTTGGAACAATTGCTTTTTGAAAACAATCGCTTAAAAGAGGAAAAATTGTTAGCAATTGCTGATAACCAAAATACAGTTAAGAGATATCAACAAGAAACTATGAATGTAAAAAAATATGGGGGGCAACGTTTGGCTGAAGAAATTATCCCGGCAATTGATTTGTTTAGAGGAGTTTTAAAACAACCAAATGATAATCCAGATGTAAAAAATTATTTAATCGGATTCGAATTTATTATTAAACAAATTGATGAAGCATTAAGTAATGCTGGTATACAAATGATTGAAACGAAAGTTGGGGATAAATTTGACCACAACATACATGAAGCAAATGAACAAGTTGAAACAGAAGCTGTTGCAAGTGGACTAATTGCACAAGTTATACAAAACGGTTACAAACTTTATGATCGAGTTATTAAATATGCGGTTGTAAAAGTTGCTAAGTAA
- the dnaK gene encoding molecular chaperone DnaK — MSKEKIIGIDLGTTNSVVAIMDGGQPMVLENPEGQRTTPSVVAFKNSEIIVGGAAKRQAVTNPNIAISIKRQIGTNNKINLEGKDYTPEQISAEILRYMKKYAEAKLGQKITKAVVTVPAYFNDAQRKATKDAGKIAGLDVERIINEPTAAALAYGLDKQDKEQKVLVYDLGGGTFDVSILELADGTYEVLSTSGDNKLGGDDFDEKIMNWIGEKIKSEHKIDLSKDKMALQRFKDEAEKAKINLSSQLEADINLPFIAMDSSGPVSFSAKLSRAEFEKMTKDLVERTLKPVRDALSEAKLKPSEIDQILLVGGSTRIPAVQELVKKELGKDVNRTINPDEVVAMGAAIQGGVLAGDVTDVLLLDVTPLSLGIETMGGVFTKLIDRNTTIPTEKSQVFSTAVDNQPAVDIHVLQGERPMATDNKTLGQFQLTGIKSAPRGVPQIEVTFKIDVNGIVSVHAKDKETNEEKSITISNSGSLSDDEIKKMIEEAEANAENDDKKRKFIELKNQAEGYLNMIEQASSEAADQVPAEQKELTEKLAKEIRELIAKEDVPGLEQKMSELEMAMQAASQAMQQQAAAQPKTEEVKEKNDEKDDKKGKK; from the coding sequence ATGTCAAAAGAAAAAATTATAGGAATAGATTTAGGTACAACCAACTCGGTTGTGGCGATTATGGATGGAGGTCAACCAATGGTGCTAGAAAACCCTGAAGGGCAGAGAACAACACCATCAGTAGTTGCTTTTAAAAATTCAGAAATTATTGTTGGGGGAGCTGCAAAAAGACAAGCGGTAACAAACCCTAATATTGCAATTTCGATAAAACGCCAAATTGGAACAAACAACAAAATAAATCTTGAAGGTAAGGATTATACTCCTGAACAAATTTCAGCAGAAATTTTAAGATACATGAAAAAATATGCTGAGGCAAAATTAGGGCAGAAAATCACAAAAGCAGTTGTTACTGTTCCGGCTTACTTTAATGATGCCCAAAGAAAAGCTACAAAAGATGCTGGTAAAATTGCAGGTCTTGATGTAGAAAGAATTATCAATGAACCAACAGCAGCTGCGCTTGCTTATGGTCTAGATAAACAAGATAAAGAACAAAAAGTTCTAGTTTATGATTTAGGAGGAGGAACTTTTGACGTTTCAATTCTTGAATTAGCGGATGGGACATATGAGGTTTTATCAACAAGTGGTGATAACAAACTTGGTGGAGACGACTTTGATGAAAAAATTATGAATTGAATTGGAGAAAAAATCAAATCAGAACATAAAATAGATTTATCAAAAGACAAAATGGCCTTACAAAGATTTAAGGACGAAGCTGAAAAAGCAAAAATCAACTTATCAAGTCAATTAGAAGCAGATATTAACTTACCATTTATTGCAATGGATAGTTCGGGACCAGTTTCATTTTCTGCCAAACTTTCAAGAGCTGAATTTGAAAAAATGACAAAAGATTTAGTTGAAAGAACTCTAAAACCAGTTCGCGATGCTTTATCAGAAGCTAAATTAAAACCTTCTGAAATAGATCAAATCTTGCTAGTTGGAGGTTCAACAAGAATCCCCGCAGTTCAAGAGTTAGTTAAAAAAGAATTAGGAAAAGATGTTAATAGAACAATTAATCCAGATGAAGTTGTTGCTATGGGTGCTGCAATTCAAGGTGGTGTATTAGCTGGTGATGTAACTGATGTATTATTATTAGATGTAACTCCGCTTTCATTGGGTATTGAAACTATGGGGGGTGTGTTTACAAAATTAATCGACCGTAATACCACAATTCCAACTGAAAAATCTCAAGTTTTCTCAACAGCGGTTGATAATCAACCAGCAGTAGATATCCATGTCCTACAAGGTGAGAGACCAATGGCAACTGACAATAAAACCTTAGGTCAATTTCAATTAACAGGAATTAAATCAGCTCCAAGAGGAGTTCCTCAAATTGAAGTAACTTTCAAAATTGATGTTAACGGAATTGTTTCGGTTCATGCAAAAGATAAAGAAACAAATGAAGAGAAATCAATTACTATTTCAAATTCAGGAAGTTTAAGTGATGATGAAATCAAAAAAATGATTGAAGAAGCTGAAGCGAATGCAGAAAATGATGATAAAAAACGTAAGTTTATTGAATTAAAAAATCAAGCTGAGGGGTATCTAAACATGATTGAACAAGCCAGTTCTGAAGCTGCAGATCAAGTTCCGGCTGAACAAAAAGAATTAACAGAAAAATTAGCAAAAGAAATTCGCGAATTAATTGCTAAAGAAGATGTACCTGGTTTAGAGCAAAAAATGAGTGAATTGGAAATGGCGATGCAAGCAGCATCTCAAGCTATGCAACAACAAGCTGCTGCGCAACCAAAAACAGAAGAAGTTAAAGAAAAAAACGATGAGAAAGATGACAAAAAAGGTAAAAAATAA